The following DNA comes from Chrysiogenes arsenatis DSM 11915.
TCGCCATTGAAACCTCGTGCGACGATACCTCCGTAGCGGTGGTCGATCAGAACTTCGTCGTGCGCAGCAACATTGTCCGCTCGCAAACGGCAACCCATACACTGTACGGAGGCGTGGTGCCGGAAATCGCCTCACGCCTCCATTTCGGCATAATCGACAGCGTCGTTGCCGAAGCGTTGGCTCAGGCAGACACAACGCTGGAGGCTGTCGGTGCCATTGCCGTCACGCAGCGCCCGGGACTGATCGGCAGCTTGCTGGTCGGCCTCAGCTTTGCCAAAGGGCTGGCATGGCGACAAGCCATTCCACTTATTCCAGTGCACCACATCGAAGGGCATATCTTTGCCCCGACCATCGAACACACTATTCCCTATCCCTTCCTCTGCGGCGTATTCAGTGGCGGACACAGCAACATTTACCGTGTTGATGATTTTGGTCACTATACCATTTTGGCGCGGACACTGGATGATGCCATGGGAGAAGCCTACGACAAAGTATCGAAAATGCTGGGACTTGGCTATCCTGGCGGCCCAATTATTGACCGCCTTGCACAACACGGCGAACCGCTGTTTCCCCTCCCACGCCCACGCATAAAAACCAGTCCGGGCGATTTCTCTTTCAGCGGCCTGAAAACCGCCGTCCTGAACACTATCCGCCAAAACCCCACCGCGCGGCACGAAGACATCGCCGCATCGTTTCAGGCAACCGCCGTCGGCATGGTCGTTGACCGCATCGTGGAGCTGTGCCGTGAGCAGCGCGTTCAGCACGTTGCGTTTTCTGGTGGTGTCAGTTGCAACTCACGCCTACGTCACGATGCTGCCGAAGCCTGCCGTGCTTGGGGCATCCAGTGCTATTTCCCCCGCCCCATCTACTGCACCGACAATGCCGCGATGATCGGCGTAGCTGGTATGCACCGCTGGCAACGCGGCGATGTCGCCCCCACGTTAGATTTGAACGCAATCGCCAGCGAAGCGTTGGGGTAAGAAACTCACACTTACGTGTGATAAGGAATCGTTACTCCAAAACTTTGCATTTCTTACACATCCGAATAACAAGTTCGCAACATGTCCAAGTTTACCCTTGAAGTGCTTTGAAATTTTTCACGGGGGTAAATTATGAATAAGCTTTTAGCCGCCTTGCTGTGTACAATAGCGACTATATCGGTAAGTACCGCCAATGTTATCAACGTTTACACGGCATTGGAGGATGACCAGTATCCCGTCTACTTAGAATCCTTCAAAAAAC
Coding sequences within:
- the tsaD gene encoding tRNA (adenosine(37)-N6)-threonylcarbamoyltransferase complex transferase subunit TsaD translates to MSLLLAIETSCDDTSVAVVDQNFVVRSNIVRSQTATHTLYGGVVPEIASRLHFGIIDSVVAEALAQADTTLEAVGAIAVTQRPGLIGSLLVGLSFAKGLAWRQAIPLIPVHHIEGHIFAPTIEHTIPYPFLCGVFSGGHSNIYRVDDFGHYTILARTLDDAMGEAYDKVSKMLGLGYPGGPIIDRLAQHGEPLFPLPRPRIKTSPGDFSFSGLKTAVLNTIRQNPTARHEDIAASFQATAVGMVVDRIVELCREQRVQHVAFSGGVSCNSRLRHDAAEACRAWGIQCYFPRPIYCTDNAAMIGVAGMHRWQRGDVAPTLDLNAIASEALG